One part of the Ranitomeya imitator isolate aRanImi1 chromosome 10, aRanImi1.pri, whole genome shotgun sequence genome encodes these proteins:
- the LOC138651274 gene encoding interferon-inducible GTPase 5-like, which translates to MDSSINIISEEELQNIQSALQEGDICRATERLTESLREIENAPLNIAITGESGTGKSTFVNAIRGMGDEEEGSAKTGVVETTEVPTLYNHPQYPNVTVWDLPGIGTPNFVAKSYLKSVEFSRYDFFIILSSERFKQNDIDLAKAIQAMNKKFYFVRSKVDSDVHASMIRRKKTFNEENVLNEIRNSCIQSLIEGGIPQPQVFLLSVLDLDKYDFHKMQDTLEKELPEHKRHIFLISLPHISLPVLEKKRQAFKKDIWKLALLSGEVAMVPVPGLSVACDIGILVKAMTSYKNAFGLDENSLEKLAYKFGKDVSELKSVIKSPFVLKEINKEFVATLIARGAAGGLMIVEYFASNVPVVGSLAAGGISFGTIYWMLDGFLKEIAEDAVRVLTKALESPV; encoded by the coding sequence ATGGATTCTTCTATCAACATCATCAGTGAAGAAGAACTCCAGAACATTCAGTCGGCTTTACAAGAAGGAGACATCTGTAGAGCAACTGAAAGACTCACAGAATCCCTCAGGGAAATAGAAAATGCCCCGTTGAACATTGCTATCACGGGTGAGTCAGGAACAGGAAAGTCCACTTTTGTCAATGCCATCCGTGGCATGGGCGATGAAGAAGAAGGCTCGGCCAAAACTGGTGTGGTAGAGACAACAGAGGTGCCAACTCTATACAACCATCCTCAGTATCCTAATGTAACTGTTTGGGATCTTCCAGGAATAGGAACTCCAAATTTTGTGGCAAAGAGTTATCTCAAGTCTGTTGAATTCAGTCGTTATGACTTTTTCATCATCTTATCATCGGAACGTTTTAAGCAAAATGACATTGACTTAGCAAAAGCGATTCAAGCTATGAACAAGAAATTCTACTTTGTGAGATCCAAAGTTGACTCTGACGTACATGCTTCCATGATCCGAAGGAAGAAGACGTTCAATGAAGAGAATGTGCTCAATGAAATTAGAAATAGCTGCATTCAAAGTCTTATAGAAGGGGGAATCCCACAGCCCCAAGTGTTTCTCCTCTCAGTCCTGGACCTGGACAAATACGACTTCCACAAAATGCAGGACACTCTAGAAAAGGAACTTCCAGAACACAAGAGACACATATTCCTGATCTCTCTACCCCACATTTCTCTGCCAGTCCTTGAGAAGAAGCGTCAGGCTTTCAAGAAGGACATATGGAAGTTGGCTCTTCTTTCTGGTGAAGTGGCTATGGTCCCAGTACCAGGTCTGTCTGTGGCTTGTGATATAGGAATCCTGGTGAAAGCCATGACAAGCTATAAGAATGCATTTGGCTTGGATGAAAACTCTTTGGAAAAGTTGGCTTACAAGTTTGGTAAAGACGTCAGTGAATTAAAATCAGTGATCAAGTCCCCTTTTGTTTTAAAAGAGATAAATAAAGAGTTTGTCGCCACTTTAATAGCCAGAGGGGCCGCAGGGGGTCTCATGATAGTTGAGTATTTTGCTAGTAATGTCCCAGTGGTAGGTAGCCTGGCAGCAGGGGGCATCTCCTTTGGTACCATTTATTGGATGCTCGATGGCTTTCTTAAAGAGATTGCTGAAGATGCAGTGCGTGTTCTTACGAAGGCATTGGAGTCACCCGTTTAG